One segment of Dolichospermum sp. DET69 DNA contains the following:
- a CDS encoding pentapeptide repeat-containing protein → MFWQKSLGWILGIMLWCVAQPALADWTHPLSFSNAELSRQDFSGQSLQAAEFSNTNLEMANFAGADLRGTVFSASVMTKANLHGADLTNAMVNEVKLMGADLSNAVLIEALLLRTAFTDVNITGADFTDAILDKAQIKQLCQKASGVNSQTGVETRESLGCQ, encoded by the coding sequence ATGTTTTGGCAAAAAAGCTTAGGATGGATTTTGGGAATTATGCTTTGGTGTGTTGCACAACCAGCATTAGCAGACTGGACTCATCCTTTATCATTTAGTAACGCGGAATTATCAAGACAAGACTTCTCGGGACAAAGTTTACAAGCTGCGGAATTTTCTAACACTAACCTAGAAATGGCTAACTTTGCAGGTGCAGATTTACGAGGAACAGTATTTAGTGCTTCCGTAATGACAAAAGCAAATTTACATGGAGCAGATTTAACCAATGCCATGGTAAATGAGGTAAAATTAATGGGCGCTGATTTAAGTAATGCCGTTTTAATAGAAGCTCTTTTACTCCGTACAGCTTTTACAGATGTTAATATCACAGGTGCAGATTTTACAGACGCAATTTTAGATAAAGCGCAAATTAAACAGCTATGTCAAAAAGCCAGTGGTGTAAATTCTCAAACTGGTGTAGAAACTCGTGAGTCGTTAGGATGTCAATAA
- a CDS encoding 5-(carboxyamino)imidazole ribonucleotide synthase: MSIKLGIIGGGQLAWMMADAARKLGVELIVQTPSQNDPAVSIAQDSIFAPVDDAAATELLATKCDIITFENEFVNLGALSLLEKQGVCFRPQLAALAPLLDKYEQRCYLRDLGLPVPQFLALSAAKKLESQIENLGFPVVLKARRHGYDGQGTFIIPDFATLSKTVNQNHSQFLVEEFVPFTKELAIIAARSVNGEIVIYPTVETLQKEQVCRWVIAPAIITKEQSSEIAAIAHKLLNSLQYVGVFGIELFLTADGKILINEIAPRTHNSGHFSLDACETSQFEQHLRAVCGLPLTNAALHCNSAVMVNLLGYESSDCDYQKQRQQLAAIPQATVHWYGKTEARPGRKLGHITVLLEPDNRKGVKDIIHKIESIWYPPAKICQNFPK; this comes from the coding sequence ATGTCAATAAAACTTGGGATAATTGGTGGTGGACAACTGGCTTGGATGATGGCAGATGCAGCGCGTAAACTGGGAGTAGAATTAATAGTCCAAACTCCTAGTCAAAATGATCCCGCTGTATCTATTGCCCAAGATAGCATTTTTGCTCCAGTTGATGATGCCGCAGCCACAGAGCTTTTAGCTACAAAGTGTGATATTATTACCTTTGAGAATGAGTTTGTTAACCTTGGTGCTTTATCATTACTAGAAAAACAGGGTGTTTGTTTTCGTCCTCAACTAGCCGCTTTAGCACCTCTGTTAGACAAATATGAGCAACGTTGCTATTTACGGGATTTAGGTTTACCCGTTCCCCAGTTTTTAGCATTATCAGCAGCAAAAAAGCTAGAATCTCAAATTGAAAATTTGGGTTTCCCGGTTGTTCTCAAAGCGCGAAGACATGGGTATGATGGTCAAGGAACTTTTATCATTCCTGATTTTGCAACTTTATCAAAAACAGTTAATCAAAATCATAGCCAGTTTTTAGTAGAAGAATTTGTGCCTTTTACCAAAGAACTAGCGATAATTGCAGCCCGTTCTGTCAATGGTGAAATTGTCATCTATCCAACGGTAGAAACTCTCCAAAAAGAACAGGTTTGTAGATGGGTAATTGCCCCAGCGATAATTACCAAAGAACAAAGTTCAGAAATTGCAGCGATCGCCCATAAACTATTAAATAGTCTTCAATATGTCGGAGTCTTTGGCATTGAACTATTTCTCACTGCTGATGGTAAAATTTTAATTAATGAAATAGCACCACGCACCCATAACTCTGGACATTTTTCCCTTGATGCTTGTGAAACTTCCCAATTTGAACAACATCTGAGAGCCGTATGTGGTTTACCATTAACCAATGCTGCTTTACATTGTAACAGTGCTGTGATGGTTAATTTGCTAGGATATGAAAGCAGCGATTGCGACTACCAAAAACAACGTCAACAACTTGCAGCTATTCCCCAGGCTACTGTTCACTGGTATGGCAAAACAGAAGCCCGTCCCGGACGTAAACTAGGACATATCACCGTTTTACTAGAGCCAGATAACCGTAAAGGAGTAAAGGATATTATACACAAAATTGAATCTATCTGGTATCCCCCCGCAAAAATTTGCCAGAATTTTCCCAAATAA
- the nusA gene encoding transcription termination factor NusA — MSMVTLSGLKELIESISQDRNLPRLAVQAAIREALIKGYERYRRAQNLERRQFDEEYFNNFEVELDIDGEGFRVLSTKTIVEAVSNTDHQISLDEVQQVAPEAQLGDSVVLDVTPDQGEFGRMAAMQTKQVLAQKLRDQQRQMVQEEFQDLEGTVLQARVLRFERQSVVLAVSSGFGQSEVEAELPKREQLPNDNYRANATFKVYLKKVSQGQQRGPQLMVSRADAGLVVYLFANEVPEIEDEVVRIVAVAREANPPSRYVGPRTKIAVDTLDRDVDPVGACIGARGSRIQVVVNELRGEKIDVIRWSPDPATYIANALSPARVDEVRLMDPESRQTHVLVAEDQLSLAIGKEGQNVRLAARLTGWKIDIKDQAKYDEAAENTKFAAVRAQYQSHNNENDRSNREDEIQEQLELDEDRFDSREED, encoded by the coding sequence ATGTCAATGGTGACTTTATCTGGATTAAAAGAGCTAATCGAAAGTATTAGCCAAGACCGAAATTTACCGCGTTTAGCGGTACAAGCGGCTATTAGAGAAGCATTAATCAAGGGTTACGAACGTTATCGTCGCGCCCAAAATTTAGAACGCAGACAATTTGATGAAGAGTATTTTAATAATTTTGAAGTAGAACTGGATATAGATGGTGAAGGATTTCGGGTTCTTTCCACCAAAACCATTGTCGAAGCAGTTAGTAACACCGATCATCAAATTTCCTTAGATGAAGTCCAGCAAGTAGCCCCAGAAGCCCAACTGGGAGATTCTGTAGTATTGGATGTCACTCCAGATCAAGGAGAATTTGGGCGCATGGCAGCCATGCAAACTAAGCAAGTATTGGCACAAAAACTGCGAGATCAACAACGCCAAATGGTGCAAGAAGAGTTTCAAGACTTAGAAGGCACGGTTTTACAAGCTAGAGTTTTACGATTTGAACGCCAATCTGTAGTTTTAGCAGTTAGTAGCGGATTTGGACAATCAGAAGTAGAAGCAGAATTACCCAAGCGAGAACAGTTACCCAACGATAACTATCGAGCTAATGCAACTTTTAAGGTATATCTGAAAAAAGTTTCCCAAGGGCAGCAACGGGGACCACAATTAATGGTATCTCGGGCTGATGCAGGTTTGGTGGTTTATCTATTTGCCAACGAAGTTCCAGAAATTGAAGATGAAGTAGTCCGAATTGTGGCTGTAGCCAGAGAAGCTAATCCCCCTTCTCGTTATGTTGGACCGCGGACAAAAATTGCCGTTGATACCCTAGACCGGGATGTAGACCCTGTTGGCGCTTGTATTGGGGCGCGGGGATCACGAATCCAGGTGGTAGTCAATGAATTACGCGGTGAAAAAATTGATGTGATTCGCTGGTCTCCAGATCCAGCTACCTATATTGCTAATGCTTTGAGTCCAGCCCGGGTAGATGAAGTCAGACTCATGGACCCAGAAAGTCGGCAAACCCACGTTTTAGTTGCGGAAGATCAATTGAGTTTAGCCATTGGTAAAGAAGGGCAAAATGTGCGGTTAGCAGCCCGTCTTACCGGTTGGAAAATAGATATTAAAGATCAGGCTAAATATGACGAAGCAGCCGAAAATACTAAATTTGCAGCGGTAAGAGCGCAATATCAATCACACAACAATGAAAATGACAGGTCTAACCGAGAAGATGAAATCCAAGAACAATTAGAATTAGATGAAGACAGATTTGACAGTCGTGAGGAAGATTAA
- a CDS encoding DUF1565 domain-containing protein, with protein sequence MKNQGFHISRLSLQTSLTALLLIAGSSTLIPSQFKAGAAPTLTAQAPTGATVIYVNSATGQDSGSGTTAAPYKTITFALSKAQAGTVIQVAPGNYSKESGEKFPLVLNPGVTLQGNESNKGEGILIIGGGYYTSRTFARQDITLLANNNTTITGLTFTNPNSRGTGVWVESSTPVIKNSTFTNSVREGIFVTGTGNPQIENNVFLKNKGNGISVTKSAQGSIRGNLFQDTGFGVAIGGSSTPLLEGNNITQNTDGLFISETAKPVLRKNAIRSNKRDGVIVTINAVPNLGTNESPGGNLIRDNARYDVNNATKINRILAVGNDINEKRIFGAVDFVAATVTTPPDSNPGNTAFKDVQTGYWAKAYIEALASQNIIAGFPDGSFKPNEPVTRAQFAAIINKAFKPTATRAGITFNDVKSNYWAYTAIQTASSSPFLSGYPDLTFKPEQQIPRVQAIVALANGLGLTANTQTVINFYTDAGQIPNYALSPVAAATSRQLVINYPTVKELAPKRQATRAEIAAFVYQALVNAGRAQPIASPYLVTAK encoded by the coding sequence ATGAAAAATCAGGGTTTTCACATCTCCAGGTTATCTTTGCAAACCAGCCTGACAGCTTTATTATTAATTGCTGGTAGTTCTACCCTCATACCTAGTCAATTTAAAGCTGGTGCTGCTCCAACGTTAACAGCCCAAGCTCCAACTGGTGCCACTGTAATTTACGTTAACTCAGCGACGGGACAAGATTCTGGTAGTGGAACTACAGCAGCACCCTATAAAACAATCACCTTTGCCCTTTCTAAAGCTCAAGCAGGTACAGTAATTCAGGTTGCCCCTGGAAATTATAGTAAAGAGAGCGGTGAAAAATTCCCCCTTGTCCTCAATCCAGGAGTCACACTTCAAGGTAATGAATCCAACAAAGGTGAGGGAATCTTAATTATCGGTGGTGGTTATTACACTAGTCGCACTTTTGCTAGACAGGATATTACACTATTAGCTAACAATAACACCACCATTACGGGTTTAACTTTTACCAATCCTAATTCACGGGGAACTGGTGTATGGGTAGAATCTAGTACCCCTGTCATTAAAAATAGTACCTTTACTAACAGCGTCAGAGAAGGGATTTTTGTTACAGGTACGGGAAATCCACAAATTGAAAATAACGTCTTTTTGAAAAATAAGGGCAATGGGATTTCCGTTACTAAATCTGCCCAAGGTTCAATTCGTGGCAATTTATTTCAAGATACTGGTTTTGGTGTAGCGATTGGTGGCAGTTCCACACCTTTATTAGAAGGTAACAACATTACCCAAAATACAGATGGTCTTTTTATCTCGGAAACTGCAAAACCCGTACTCCGTAAAAATGCCATTCGCAGTAATAAACGGGATGGTGTAATTGTCACAATTAATGCAGTTCCTAACCTGGGTACGAATGAAAGTCCTGGTGGTAATCTCATCCGCGACAATGCTCGCTATGATGTAAATAATGCTACTAAGATTAACAGAATTTTAGCCGTTGGTAATGATATCAATGAAAAGCGCATTTTCGGTGCTGTTGATTTTGTTGCTGCTACCGTAACTACTCCTCCTGATAGTAATCCTGGAAATACAGCTTTTAAAGATGTGCAAACAGGTTACTGGGCAAAAGCTTACATTGAAGCTTTAGCTTCTCAAAATATTATCGCTGGTTTCCCAGATGGTAGTTTTAAACCCAATGAACCCGTAACTCGCGCTCAATTTGCAGCGATTATCAACAAGGCTTTCAAACCAACAGCAACACGAGCAGGAATTACTTTTAATGATGTAAAAAGCAATTATTGGGCTTATACTGCCATTCAAACTGCATCTAGTAGTCCGTTCTTATCTGGTTATCCTGACTTAACTTTTAAACCAGAACAACAAATTCCTAGAGTTCAAGCAATCGTTGCTTTAGCTAATGGTCTGGGTTTAACTGCAAATACCCAGACTGTGATCAATTTTTATACTGATGCTGGTCAAATTCCTAATTATGCACTAAGTCCTGTAGCGGCGGCAACTTCACGGCAATTAGTCATTAATTATCCCACTGTGAAAGAGCTTGCACCTAAGCGTCAAGCAACTAGAGCCGAAATTGCGGCATTTGTGTATCAAGCATTGGTTAATGCTGGACGTGCTCAACCAATTGCTTCTCCATATCTTGTTACTGCTAAGTAG
- the rimP gene encoding ribosome maturation factor RimP, translating to MTHPLIPQIIDLATPVAAELGLEVVSIVFHTNQSPPILRVDIFNPLQDIGLDDCVRMSRALEASLDAGEIIPDAYVLEVSSPGISRQLVTDREFISFKGFPVIISTSPPYEEQQEWIGLLIRRDETIVYLNQKGRVVEIPRNLITRVQMDEIR from the coding sequence ATGACTCATCCTTTAATACCACAAATTATTGATTTGGCGACACCAGTAGCAGCAGAACTAGGATTGGAAGTAGTTAGTATAGTTTTTCATACCAACCAAAGTCCCCCAATCTTGCGAGTAGATATATTTAATCCTCTACAGGACATTGGACTGGATGATTGTGTAAGGATGAGCCGTGCCTTAGAAGCCTCATTAGATGCGGGAGAGATCATTCCAGATGCTTATGTATTGGAAGTATCTAGTCCTGGTATTTCCCGGCAACTGGTAACAGACAGGGAATTTATTTCCTTCAAAGGATTTCCTGTAATTATTTCCACTTCCCCACCTTACGAAGAACAACAAGAGTGGATAGGTCTATTGATTCGCCGGGATGAAACTATAGTTTACCTTAATCAAAAAGGTCGTGTAGTGGAAATTCCCCGGAATCTCATTACCAGAGTCCAAATGGATGAGATTCGCTAA
- a CDS encoding DUF3493 domain-containing protein: protein MIEPNSPKNLKPQQYERLRAEAAAPYRGLRQFIYIGVGASGFIGAFVFFFQLLARRDIEQALPNFAIQLGVIGLMVLLWKWESRNNK, encoded by the coding sequence ATGATAGAACCAAATTCTCCAAAAAATCTCAAACCTCAACAATATGAACGTCTCAGAGCCGAAGCAGCCGCACCCTATCGGGGATTAAGACAATTTATCTATATCGGTGTTGGTGCTTCTGGCTTTATTGGTGCATTTGTCTTTTTCTTTCAACTCCTAGCTAGACGCGATATTGAACAAGCTTTGCCTAATTTCGCAATCCAACTAGGAGTAATTGGGTTAATGGTGTTGCTCTGGAAATGGGAAAGCAGAAATAACAAGTGA
- a CDS encoding DUF29 family protein — protein sequence MDNFSLYNQDFYAWTQKQAKALEQKLVLELDWQHLQEEVQSLGTYSANPSY from the coding sequence ATGGATAACTTTTCTTTGTATAATCAAGATTTCTATGCTTGGACACAAAAACAAGCAAAAGCTTTAGAACAAAAGCTAGTTTTAGAATTAGATTGGCAACATTTGCAAGAGGAAGTTCAATCTTTGGGTACTTATTCAGCAAACCCTAGTTATTGA
- a CDS encoding YlxR family protein yields the protein MKPNYRRCISCRQVNLKQEFWRIVRVFPSGKVQLDQGMGRSAYICPQVSCLQAAQKKNRLGRSLHGTVPDTVYQTLWQRLNQGDHQDRI from the coding sequence ATGAAACCGAACTATCGGCGTTGTATTAGTTGTCGTCAAGTAAACTTGAAACAAGAGTTTTGGCGGATTGTCCGCGTCTTTCCATCTGGAAAGGTACAATTAGATCAGGGCATGGGGCGTTCTGCCTATATCTGTCCACAAGTGAGTTGCCTGCAAGCAGCTCAGAAAAAAAATAGACTAGGGAGATCCTTGCATGGGACAGTGCCAGATACAGTGTATCAAACATTGTGGCAACGTCTAAATCAGGGCGATCACCAAGATCGTATTTAA
- the infB gene encoding translation initiation factor IF-2, whose protein sequence is MNNGKVRIYDLSKELNLDNKELLAICDQLDIAVKSHSSTISESEAEQIRSAAEKVIATNLAFKKEQGANVHKPNSSQNRPNANHKQQILEIRKPKILINTTTNSPDTSVTTAATDTTEANPPAPPRPFATPVSSMKPAAPIRPVIRNQSETPLKPNPTQPEQVSTPQPVEEKVVAEKSEKISTPRPKPEKPQKPQLVAPPARVDATKPPETEAVGTSEKPLLKRDRSQRVEEDRQPVRSKVSKPSSDPGSPSAPPRPSRANAGAPTRPEQRTGRPSVGGDIQRPRPPRPGEPAAIPTATPPRHNAGGARKEGADEIPVVPDLLDLKRPTPPRLNKGGKKWQEEEIIDEIKEKAKLGPKGKRVKPIVEDDLDEDDLDEDGLEASTAVQVSLSIARPPKPKGTRSGMPTVAVVAAPTTRGKKSSSSRDHNRRQENNNVEQKPDRPATLAVTGPLTVQELADALVIADTEIVKILFMKGMAVSITQNLDIPTITLVAKELEVAVEIVEREAEARKVTEMIDVSDLAHLIRRPPVVTIMGHVDHGKTTLLDSIRKTKVASGEAGGITQHIGAYHVDIVHEGKPQQIVFLDTPGHEAFTAMRARGARVTDIAVLVVAADDGVRPQTIEAISHAKAANVPIVVAINKVDKEGAQPERVKQELTNYGLTAEDWGGETIMVPVSAIKGENLDTLLEMIMLVSEVAELSANPDRVAKGTVIEAHLDKAKGAVATLLIQNGTLRVGDMLVAGSAFGKVRAMVNDRNKRVDMAGPSFAVEVLGLSDVPAAGDDFEVYANEKEARTVASDRADKQRQSRLLQGRVTLTTLSAQAQEGELKELNLILKGDVQGSVEAIIGSLRQIPQNEVQIRMLLATAGEITETDIDLAAASNAVIIGFNTTYASGARQAADEAGIDVREYNIIYKLLEDIQDALEGLLEPELVEEPLGQTEVRAVFPVGRGAVAGCYVQSGKLVRNCKVRVRRYNKVVYEGVLDSLKRMKEDAREVNAGYECGIGIDKFHDWVENDIIESYQLVTKRRTLTMTK, encoded by the coding sequence ATGAACAACGGAAAAGTTAGAATCTATGACTTATCAAAGGAATTGAATTTGGACAATAAAGAGCTACTAGCAATTTGCGACCAGCTCGATATTGCGGTCAAAAGCCATAGCAGCACGATTTCCGAATCGGAAGCTGAACAAATTCGGAGCGCGGCCGAAAAAGTCATTGCCACGAATTTAGCCTTTAAAAAGGAACAAGGCGCAAACGTCCATAAACCAAATTCATCCCAAAACCGTCCAAACGCCAATCACAAACAGCAAATTCTGGAAATTCGCAAACCGAAAATATTGATAAACACTACCACCAACTCACCAGATACCTCAGTTACTACTGCTGCCACAGACACTACTGAGGCTAATCCTCCTGCACCTCCAAGGCCTTTCGCTACACCAGTCTCATCTATGAAGCCGGCGGCACCAATTAGACCAGTTATCCGGAATCAATCTGAGACTCCACTCAAACCTAATCCTACCCAACCGGAACAGGTATCTACTCCTCAACCAGTCGAGGAGAAGGTAGTAGCGGAAAAGTCAGAGAAAATATCTACTCCCAGACCAAAACCGGAGAAACCTCAAAAACCCCAATTGGTTGCTCCTCCGGCCAGAGTAGATGCCACAAAACCGCCAGAAACAGAAGCCGTAGGCACATCGGAAAAACCTCTCCTCAAGCGCGATCGCTCACAGCGAGTTGAGGAAGATCGGCAACCAGTTAGAAGTAAGGTTAGTAAACCATCTTCTGACCCAGGTTCACCATCTGCACCACCTAGGCCAAGTCGGGCTAATGCAGGAGCACCGACCAGACCAGAACAGCGTACTGGCAGACCATCAGTGGGCGGAGATATCCAACGGCCTAGACCTCCACGTCCCGGTGAACCAGCGGCCATCCCCACGGCAACTCCACCCAGACATAATGCGGGAGGAGCGAGAAAAGAAGGAGCGGATGAAATACCAGTAGTACCCGATCTCCTAGATTTAAAACGCCCTACACCCCCTCGTTTGAACAAGGGTGGGAAAAAATGGCAAGAAGAAGAAATCATTGACGAAATCAAAGAAAAGGCGAAACTTGGACCCAAGGGCAAACGGGTCAAACCCATCGTCGAAGATGATTTAGATGAAGATGATTTAGATGAAGACGGTCTAGAAGCTTCCACCGCCGTCCAGGTGAGTCTTTCTATTGCTCGTCCTCCCAAACCCAAAGGGACTCGCTCCGGTATGCCAACTGTAGCGGTTGTGGCTGCTCCTACCACCAGAGGTAAAAAATCTAGTTCTTCCCGTGATCACAATCGTCGTCAAGAAAATAATAATGTCGAGCAAAAACCAGATCGTCCAGCAACACTAGCTGTTACTGGTCCATTGACGGTGCAAGAGTTGGCTGATGCCTTAGTAATTGCCGATACAGAGATTGTCAAAATCCTGTTTATGAAAGGCATGGCCGTAAGTATCACCCAAAATCTGGACATTCCGACTATTACCCTAGTAGCCAAAGAACTAGAAGTAGCAGTCGAAATCGTGGAACGAGAGGCCGAAGCTCGGAAAGTCACAGAAATGATTGACGTGTCCGACTTGGCTCACCTCATTCGTCGTCCCCCTGTTGTCACCATCATGGGTCACGTAGACCACGGTAAAACTACTCTCCTTGACTCTATTCGCAAAACCAAGGTTGCGTCTGGTGAAGCTGGCGGTATTACCCAGCATATCGGTGCATATCATGTTGATATAGTTCATGAAGGCAAACCACAGCAGATTGTTTTCCTAGATACCCCAGGTCACGAAGCTTTCACAGCGATGCGGGCCAGAGGAGCTAGGGTGACAGATATTGCCGTTCTCGTCGTAGCGGCTGATGACGGTGTTCGTCCCCAAACTATAGAAGCTATTAGCCACGCTAAAGCTGCTAATGTTCCCATTGTCGTTGCTATCAACAAGGTTGATAAAGAAGGCGCACAGCCAGAACGGGTTAAACAGGAACTCACCAATTACGGTCTGACTGCTGAAGACTGGGGTGGTGAAACAATCATGGTTCCCGTTAGTGCCATTAAGGGCGAAAACCTCGATACCCTCCTAGAAATGATTATGTTGGTGTCGGAAGTAGCCGAACTATCTGCTAATCCAGATCGAGTTGCGAAAGGAACAGTCATTGAGGCTCATTTGGATAAAGCTAAGGGTGCAGTTGCTACCTTACTGATTCAAAACGGTACTCTCCGAGTTGGAGATATGCTAGTTGCTGGTTCAGCCTTTGGTAAAGTCCGAGCTATGGTCAATGATCGCAACAAGCGTGTAGATATGGCCGGTCCATCCTTTGCGGTTGAGGTCTTGGGTTTAAGTGATGTTCCCGCAGCCGGTGATGATTTCGAGGTCTATGCAAACGAGAAAGAAGCTCGTACCGTAGCCAGCGATCGCGCCGACAAACAACGTCAATCCCGCTTGTTACAAGGTCGTGTTACCCTCACAACCCTGTCAGCACAGGCACAAGAAGGCGAGTTGAAAGAACTCAACTTGATCCTCAAGGGCGACGTGCAAGGTTCTGTGGAAGCTATTATCGGCTCTCTGCGGCAAATTCCTCAAAACGAAGTCCAAATACGGATGCTCTTGGCTACGGCTGGAGAAATCACGGAAACAGATATAGACTTGGCTGCGGCTAGTAATGCCGTCATTATTGGTTTCAATACTACCTACGCCAGTGGTGCTAGACAAGCTGCTGATGAAGCAGGTATAGATGTCCGGGAATATAACATCATCTACAAACTCTTGGAAGATATCCAAGATGCTTTGGAAGGTTTACTCGAACCAGAGTTGGTGGAAGAACCCTTGGGACAAACAGAAGTTCGTGCTGTCTTCCCAGTTGGTCGTGGTGCAGTTGCCGGTTGTTATGTACAATCTGGTAAACTCGTCCGCAACTGTAAAGTGCGCGTGCGTCGCTATAACAAGGTAGTTTATGAAGGTGTTCTCGATTCCCTCAAACGGATGAAAGAAGATGCCCGTGAAGTCAACGCAGGTTATGAATGTGGTATCGGCATTGATAAGTTCCATGACTGGGTGGAAAATGACATCATTGAATCCTACCAATTGGTAACTAAACGTCGGACTTTGACTATGACAAAGTAG